From a single Ischnura elegans chromosome 7, ioIscEleg1.1, whole genome shotgun sequence genomic region:
- the LOC124162606 gene encoding tigger transposable element-derived protein 1-like, which yields MISMEAKHEIIAKHERGVRIIGLANEYGHNPSTISTIITQKEAIKKLQPSKGVTIISKLRTNIHDEMEQLLLLWIKEKQLARDSVYEAIICEKAGAICQGLKRDVTEMEGESSQGGEGFKASRGWFDNFKNRCGIHSVIRHGEASSAEIKAAENFIKVFEKLIGEEGYLLQQVFNCDETGLFWKKMHRRTFNTAEEKSLPGHKAMKDRLTLALCADAVGDFKMKPMLVYHSENPRAFKAYKVMKEK from the coding sequence ATGATCTCAATGGAAGCGAAACATGAAATTATTGCAAAGCATGAGCGTGGCGTTCGTATCATCGGCTTGGCAAATGAGTATGGCCACAATCCTTCTACAATATCCACGATCATTACACAGAAGGAAGCGATAAAGAAGCTGCAACCTTCCAAAGGCGTCACCATTATTTCAAAGCTACGAACTAATATACATGATGAGATGGAACAGCTACTTTTATTATGGATTAAGGAGAAGCAATTGGCACGTGACTCTGTTTATGAAGCGATTATTTGTGAGAAGGCTGGCGCCATCTGCCAAGGCCTCAAGCGTGATGTAACCGAGATGGAGGGAGAATCATCGCAAGGCGGTGAGGGGTTCAAAGCTAGTCGTGGCTGGTTTGACAATTTTAAGAATCGATGTGGCATTCACTCAGTTATTCGTCATGGAGAAGCATCTAGTGCAGAAATTAAGGcggctgaaaatttcattaaggTTTTTGAAAAACTCATTGGTGAAGAAGGATACCTACTTCAACAAGTGTTCAATTGTGACGAAACAgggttattttggaaaaaaatgcataggcGCACGTTTAACACGGCTGAAGAAAAGAGTCTACCCGGCCACAAGGCTATGAAAGATAGGCTAACGCTTGCACTTTGCGCTGACGCTGTTGGCGACTTCAAAATGAAACCGATGCTAGTCTACCACTCGGAAAACCCAAGGGCCTTCAAAGCTTATAaagttatgaaagaaaaataa